One genomic window of Medicago truncatula cultivar Jemalong A17 chromosome 1, MtrunA17r5.0-ANR, whole genome shotgun sequence includes the following:
- the LOC11428050 gene encoding cysteine-rich receptor-like protein kinase 26 has translation MSSFLCSLLLTFIFTSQISTATTDATGKFRYICDQGNDDGNYTTNSTYHTNLKTLLSTLTSNKDINYGFYNSSYGVNTDKVNAIGLCRGDVKPDDCQNCLQNSTALLTQLCQNRKEAIGWYDDEKCMLRSSHRLIFGINEMGPAMIAWNLQNATKEVEDEFDKGLKNLLYNLKNLAASGESDLKYAVGSDVIGPNNNQTIFALVQCTPDLSETLCDECLDKSIKEIPNCCDNRIGIGGRFLRPSCYLRYETNSLFYQQTQDSPSSSSSSPSPTPSPASVPSFSAPPPFAENTTSSPGKSNNSTTIGIALGVPIAIVVMVFIFICIYLRLRKPKKTCEEVQEEEEDDIIDITTEQLQLDFNTIRIATNDFSDSDKLGKGGFGAVYKGRLFNGQEVAVKRLSMNSGQGDSEFKNEVFLVAKLQHRNLVRLLGFCLEGRERLLVYEFVCNKSLDYFIFDQAKRAQLNWGKRYLIILGIARGILYLHQDSRFRVIHRDLKASNILLDEHMNPKIADFGMARLFGVDQTQENTNRIVGTYGYMAPEYVMHGQFSVKSDVFSFGILVLEIVSGAKNSSIRDGENTEYLSSFAWRNWREGTATNIIDSTLNNDSRNEILRCIHIGLLCVQENIVNRPTMASIVVMLNSDSVTLPMPFEDLKSLSDSSAKESVNGASNTEPFPR, from the exons ATGTCTTCATTTCTTTGTTCTCTCCTTCTCACATTCATTTTCACATCTCAAATCAGCACAGCTACCACTGACGCTACAGGAAAATTCCGATACATTTGTGATCAAGGTAACGATGATGGTAACTACACAACCAACAGCACCTACCACACAAACCTCAAAACCCTTCTATCCACTCTCACTTCCAACAAAGATATTAACTACGGTTTCTATAATTCCTCTTATGGCGTAAACACCGACAAAGTAAACGCTATTGGACTGTGTAGAGGAGATGTCAAACCCGATGATTGTCAAAATTGCCTCCAAAATTCAACTGCCCTTCTAACACAACTTTGTCAAAATCGAAAAGAAGCAATTGGATGGTACGACGATGAAAAATGCATGTTGCGTTCCTCACACCGTTTAATATTTGGTATCAATGAAATGGGACCTGCCATGATTGCATGGAATTTGCAGAACGCAACAAAGGAAGTCGAAGATGAATTTGATAAAGGGCTGAAAAATTTGttgtataatttaaaaaatttagctGCATCGGGGGAAAGTGACCTTAAATATGCTGTAGGAAGTGATGTGATTGGtccaaataataatcaaaccaTATTTGCTCTTGTTCAATGCACACCTGATTTGTCTGAAACATTGTGTGATGAATGTTTGGATAAATCTATCAAAGAAATCCCAAATTGTTGTGACAATAGAATAGGTATAGGTGGTAGATTTCTTAGACCCAGTTGTTATTTGAGATATGAAACCAATTCACTTTTCTATCAACAAACTCAAGATTCACCttcatcatcgtcatcatcaccatcaccaacacCTTCACCAGCATCAGTGCCATCATTCTCAGCTCCTCCTCCATTTGCAGAAAACACTACTTCCTCTCCAG GAAAAAGCAACAACAGTACTACCATAGGTATCGCTCTAGGGGTACCAATTGCTATTGTTGTTATGGTCTTCATTTTTATCTGCATCTATTTAAGACTAAGAAAGCCAAAGAAAACGTGTGaag AagttcaagaagaagaagaagatgacaTAATTGATATTACTACCGAGCAACTGCAATTAGACTTCAACACCATACGTATTGCTACAAATGATTTCTCAGATTCTGATAAACTTGGAAAAGGCGGATTTGGGGCTGTTTACAAA gGTAGGCTCTTCAATGGACAAGAGGTTGCTGTCAAAAGGTTATCAATGAATTCTGGACAAGGAGATTCAGAGTTTAAGAATGAAGTGTTTTTAGTTGCTAAACTTCAACACAGAAATCTAGTTAGATTACTCGGTTTTTGCCTAGAAGGAAGAGAAAGACTTCTTGTATATGAGTTTGTTTGTAATAAAAGTCttgattactttatttttg ATCAAGCAAAGAGAGCGCAATTAAATTGGGGAAAGCGCTACCTAATCATTTTAGGTATTGCTCGAGGCATTCTATACCTTCACCAGGATTCTCGATTTCGTGTTATTCATAGAGATCTCAAAGCAAGTAATATTCTCTTGGATGAACATATGAATCCTAAGATAGCTGATTTTGGCATGGCAAGACTTTTTGGTGTTGACCAAACCCAGGAAAACACAAATAGAATTGTGGGAACTTA CGGATATATGGCACCTGAGTATGTAATGCACGGACAATTTTCGGTAAAATCAGATGTCTTCAGTTTTGGTATATTGgttcttgaaattgtaagtgGTGCTAAAAATAGTAGCATTCGTGATGGGGAGAATACAGAATATCTCTCAAGCTTT GCATGGAGAAATTGGAGAGAGGGGACTGCAACAAATATCATAGACTCGACATTAAACAATGATTCACGAAATGAAATACTAAGATGTATCCATATTGGATTACTTTGTGTTCAAGAGAATATAGTAAATAGACCAACCATGGCTTCTATTGTAGTGATGCTTAATAGCGACTCTGTTACTCTTCCAATGCCTTTTGAAGATCTGAAATCATTAAGTGATAGTTCAGCGAAGGAATCGGTCAATGGAGCTTCAAATACAGAGCCTTTTCCTCGCTAG
- the LOC25482085 gene encoding putative receptor-like protein kinase At4g00960 — MSSFLCSFLLIFIFTSQLTTANINNDNKLQYFCDQNNDGGNYTTNSTYHKNLNTLLSTLTSNKDINYGFYNSSYGINTDKVNAIGLCRGDVKPNDCQNCIKNSSVFLTQLCQNRKEAIGWYDEDTCMLRYSYRSIFGLNETRPFYLGWSLNNATNEDEFDKVLKNLLDNLRNRASSGDSDLKYAVGSDEVGQNNNQTIYALVQCTPDLSKSLCDDCLVKSIKAIPRCCNNRLGARIVRPSCYLRYETDSLFYQQTPDPPSSLQVPPFSTPPFAQNTSSPGKSNKSTTIGIAVGVPIALVLMVFIFICIYIRVREPDKRFEEVQEEEDKINITTEQLQFDFNTMRIATNDFSDSNKLGKGGFGFVYKGRFSNGQEVAVKRLSMNSGQGDLEFKNEVFLVAKLQHRNLVRLLGFCLEGRERLLIYEFVHNKSLDYFIFDQAKKAQLNWGRRYKIILGIARGILYLHEDSRLRVIHRDLKASNILLDEEMNPKIADFGMARLFSIDQTQENTNRIVGTYGYMAPEYVMQGQFSVKSDVFSFGILVLEIVSGAKNSGIRDGENTEYLSSFAWRNWKEGTATNIIDSTLNNDSRNEILRCIHIGLLCVQENVASRPSMASVVVMLNSDSVTLPMPLEPAFHMDWSDFQDTNPPSSAQELSVNGASNTELFPC; from the exons ATGTCTTCATTTCTTTGTTCTTTCCTTCTCATATTCATTTTCACATCTCAACTCACCACAGCCAACATtaacaatgataacaaattgCAATACTTCTGTGATCAAAATAACGATGGTGGTAACTACACAACCAACAGCACCTATCACAAAAACCTTAACACCCTTCTATCCACTCTCACTTCCAACAAAGATATCAACTACGGTTTCTATAATTCCTCTTATGGAATAAACACCGACAAAGTAAACGCTATTGGACTTTGTAGAGGAGATGTCAAACCCAATGATTGTCAAAATTGCATAAAGAATTCATCTGTCTTTCTAACACAACTTTGTCAAAATCGAAAAGAGGCTATTGGTTGGTATGATGAAGATACATGCATGTTGCGTTACTCATACCGTTCAATATTCGGTCTGAATGAAACTAGACCTTTTTATTTAGGATGGAGTTTGAACAATGCTACAAATGAAGATGAATTTGATAAAGTACTGAAAAATTTATTGGATAATTTAAGAAATAGAGCTTCATCAGGTGATAGTGACCTTAAATATGCTGTTGGAAGTGATGAGGTTGgtcaaaataataatcaaactaTATATGCTCTTGTTCAATGCACACCTGATTTGTCTAAATCATTGTGCGATGATTGTTTGGTAAAATCTATCAAAGCAATCCCAAGATGTTGTAACAACAGGTTGGGTGCTAGAATTGTTAGACCAAGTTGTTATTTGAGATATGAAACCGATTCACTCTTCTATCAACAAACACCAGATCCACCCTCATCATTACAAGTGCCACCATTCTCAACTCCTCCGTTTGCACAAAACACTTCCTCTCCAG GAAAAAGCAATAAAAGTACTACTATTGGCATTGCTGTAGGAGTACCAATTGCTCTTGTTCTTATGGTCTTCATTTTTATCTGCATTTATATAAGAGTGAGGGAGCCAGATAAAAGGTTTGAAG AagttcaagaagaagaagacaaaattaatattactaCCGAGCAACTGCAATTCGACTTCAACACCATGCGTATTGCTACAAATGATTTCTCAGATTCTAATAAACTTGGAAAAGGAGGATTTGGGTTTGTTTACAAA gGTAGGTTCTCCAACGGGCAAGAGGTTGCTGTCAAAAGGTTATCAATGAATTCCGGACAAGGAGATCTAGAGTTTAAGAATGAAGTATTTTTAGTGGCTAAACTTCAACACCGAAATTTAGTAAGATTACTCGGTTTCTGCCTAGAAGGAAGAGAAAGACTACTTATATATGAGTTTGTTCATAATAAAAGTCttgattactttatttttg ATCAAGCAAAAAAAGCGCAATTAAATTGGGGAAGGCGCTACAAAATCATTTTAGGTATTGCTCGAGGCATTCTTTACCTTCACGAGGATTCTCGACTACGTGTTATTCATCGTGATCTCAAAGCAAGCAATATTCTCTTGGATGAAGAGATGAATCCTAAGATAGCTGATTTTGGCATGGCAAGGCTTTTTAGTATTGACCAAACCCAGGAAAACACAAATAGAATTGTGGGAACTTA TGGATATATGGCACCTGAGTATGTAATGCAAGGACAGTTTTCAGTAAAATCCGATGTCTTTAGTTTTGGTATATTGGTTTTAGAAATTGTAAGTGGTGCAAAAAACAGTGGCATTCGTGATGGGGAGAATACAGAATATCTCTCAAGCTTT GCATGGAGAAATTGGAAGGAAGGGACTGCAACAAATATCATAGACTCGACATTAAACAATGATTCACGAAATGAAATACTAAGATGTATCCATATTGGATTACTTTGTGTTCAAGAGAATGTAGCTAGCAGGCCAAGCATGGCTTCTGTTGTAGTGATGCTTAATAGTGATTCTGTTACTCTCCCAATGCCTTTGGAACCTGCATTTCATATGGATTGGAGTGACTTTCAAGATACGAACCCGCCAAGCTCAGCTCAAGAATTATCGGTCAACGGGGCCTCAAACACAGAGCTATTTCCTTGCTAG